GTATAATATTGCGGGTGTATCGTTTTATCTCAAAGAATAATTCTGTCGCCTGCACCCGATAAGAAGGGCAGTTTACCGGGCTGCCAATTAATTCGCTCGCCGTACTCTATTTTTGAGCAAATGATTATTGTGTAACCGAAATTTTGCGGAATAGAATAAATGGGTATGCCTCCTTTTATAATACGCCTGGTAAACTGGCGAGATGAAGCGCATTTGTTAAGACCTGTTCGCGAGGCAGTGTTTATTAAGGAGCAGCAGATTCCAGCAGAACTAGAGTGGGACGCGTTTGATATCAGTAGTCTGCATGCGCTTGCGCTTGCTGCGGACGGGAGGCCTATAGGCACAGCAAGGCTACTGTCAGATGGTCATATTGGCCGTATGGCCGTGCTGCAAGAATGGCGTGGGCAGTGCTTTGATGAGACGACTGCTAGAGGAAATGCAAAGCAGAAAATTCCAGCATGTTGTGATTAATGCACAAATCGATGCAATCCGGTTTTACAAGAAATTTGAATTTAGGATAGCAGGCAAGCGCTTTATAGAGGCCGGAATTCCACATGTACAGATGATACTAAAATTGCAAGAATTGCAGAATTAATACTGCATTTTTGATTCTTCCCATTTACGCGCCAATACTTCAGAAGCACGATTCCATTCATTGATGGCGCGTTCTTTTATTAGATTAGCTTGTTCGAGTTTTTTTCTGGTAATTTCAGCTTCCTGTTCAACTTTCAATAACTGCTGTTTGATACGCCGCACCTTATCCGCGATCTCAGCATTATCTTTTTCTGAGAGTTCAGCTTCATACTTGGCTTTTACCATTTGTTCATAGGCGAAGCTGGCTCGTTGCTGGAGATTCTCAATATTCTCAGCGATAGCTGTAGGAAAATACATTAAACTCAGAAATAATATTGCAGGAAATCTCATATATTTTCATCCTTCACTACTGAATATGGAAAGTATAGCAAACGATTCCGTTTGTTATGGCAGAGAATTGAGATATTAGATAAGACCTCTGAAAAACCCCTATAGTTGAAAAATTCACCCTTTATAATCAATAGTCGAAAACTTCTGGCGAGGGCTTTTGCAAAAGTCTCTAGATATATGAATCCCTGGGTTATCCTGAGTTTTATTTTTAAAGATAAAACAGGGAATAAACAACGATTGATTATTCTATACCTTGATCGTGAAGATAGTCTTCATAATTACCTCTGAAATCATTAATGCCGTCCGGTTTTAGCTCCAGAATACGTGTTGCGAGAGAAGATACAAACTCCCTGTCGTGAGAAATAAAGATCAGGGTACCAGTATATTTTTCAAGCGCGCTGTTAAGCGATTCAATGGATTCCATATCCAGATGATTGGTTGGTTCATCCATGAGTAGAACATTCGGTTTTTGCAGGATCAGTTTACCAAAAAGCATTCGCCCTTGTTCTCCACCAGAGATCACTTTGACCGATTTTTTTACTTCATCTCCTGAGAATAGTAATCTACCTAGCACACTCCGTATTGCCTGGTCATCATCATTTTCCTGTCGCCATTGAGTCATCCAATCAGTCAGTGACATTTTAATTTCAAAATCAGCTGCATGATCTTGCGCAAAATAGCCGGGGCCTGCTTTTTCCGCCCATTTTATTTCTCCAGCATCAAGTGACAGGTCCCCAGCAAGACAACGCAATAATGTCGTTTTGCCAATCCCATTTGGGCCAATGATGGCAATTCTTTCACCTGCCTCAATGTTTATGCTGAAGTCATTTAGCAATGGCTGCTTCATTTCAGGGAAGCTTTTGCTAATATTCCGTACGGATACGGCTAAACGATGAAGTTTATCTCTTTCGTCTACTTCAAAACGAATATAAGGATATTGGCGACTAGAAGGTTTAACATCTTCTAATTTAATTTTTTCTATTTGCCGGGCACGACTGGTGGCCTGTCGTGCTTTAGATGCATTGGCTGAGAAGCGGCTGACAAAAGACTGTAATTCGGCGATCTGAGATTTTTTCTTTGCGTTATTAGCTAACATGCGTTCACGTACCTGCGTCGAAGCCGTCATGTATTCGTCATAATTCCCAGGATAAATACGAATTTCGCCATAATCTAGATCAGCCATGTGGGTACAAACGCTATTCAGGAAATGTCGATCGTGGGAAATAATGATCATGGTGCTTTTGCTTGTATTAATAACGCCTTCCAGCCAGCGAATAGTATTAATATCCAGGTTGTTTGTGGGTTCATCCAATAAGAGGATGTCCGGATTGGAGAAGAGGGCTTGCGCGAGTAATACGCGTAATTTAAAGCCAGGCGCTATCGCATTCATCAGCCCATGATGCTGAGAGAGTGGAATGCCAACGCCGAGCAACAATTCGCCCGCCCGTGCTTCGGCAGAATAACCATCCAGCTCAGCAAATTGAGATTCAAGTTCGGCAGCATGCATATAATCAGCTTCGGTTGCATCCGCATTGGCATAAATGGCGTCGCGCTCTTCTTTGACACGCCATAGTTCTTCATGCCCCATCATGACTGTATCAATGACCATATGATTTTCGAATGCAAATTGGTCCTGGCGTAATTTTCCAACGCGCTCCCCGCTATCAACATTGATATTGCCGGAAGTGGGTTCGAGATCTTGGCCAAGGATTTTCATAAATGTGGATTTTCCACAACCATTTGCGCCAATTAAACCATAGCGATTACCGTCACCGAATTTTACGGAAACATTTTCAAACAGGGGCTTGGCCCCAAATTGCATTGTGATGTTGGCAGTAGAGATCAAAATTGTACCTGAGGTGAAGACTTGAGAAAACCGGGTATTTTATATGTTTTTGTGCTTTGTAGCGAATCTAGGTGTTTTCTAAAAAGATTAATATCCTGTTTATCATGGAAGTGTCAGATAGTATATGTTCAATCGAGAATGAATGATAAGGCGCCACTTAATCTGGGTTATTGGTATGGCTGATCTGCCTATGATTTGGCAGCATGATCATGGCCCTATTTTTGAATAAATGTCTTTTATCATCGCAATTTCCGAAAAACCCCGGTCTTAAGGCCGAGGATGGATAGGGAGTCAGCTTCGTTGATACTAAAGCCTGTTTTTCACCTATTTCTGTTAAAGTGTGTGAATGGAAATGAAGCGCGCATACAAATTCAGGTTTTACCCAACTTTTGAGCAAGAAACTATTCTGGCTCAAACATTCGGGTGTGCTAGATTTGTCTATAATCGCATGTTGCGCGTTCGCTCTGATGCTTGGTATGCCGAGAAAAAAAGAATCGGGTATCATGTTACCTTCTCTTTATTGACTGGGTTAAAAAAAGAGCCTGAGTTTGAATGGTTGAACAAAGTTTTCAGTGTTCCTGTGCAGCAATCTCTCCGTCACCTGCAAGCGGCATTTGGTAATTTTTTTGCCAAACGAACCAAATATCCATCATTCAAGCGCAAGCATGACGAGCAATCGGCTGAATACACGTCCAGCGCCTTCAAGTGGGACGGCAGGTCTCTGAGGCTCGCAAAGATAAAAGATCGACTAAATATCAGATGGTCGCGTACTCTTTCTAAGGCAGCAAAATTAACTACTGCAACGGTCTCTAAAGACTCAGCGGGCCGATACTACGTTTCCATGCTTTGCGACGACGCTGTTGCGTTAAAGCCAAAGGTTAGCGGCAAAGTCGGCATCGACCTAGGATTAACGCACTTCGCTATTCTTTCTAGGGGAGAGAAGATTGGATCTCGTAACACGCTACGAAAGAATGAAACCAAGCTGGCTAAGCTGCAACGCAAGCTATCTAAAAAGCGCAAAGGGTCGGTCAACAGACAAAAGGCCAGACTGAAAGTAGCGCGACTATATGCAAGCATTGCTGATGCTCGTAAAGACTTTCTAGACAAACTCTCAACACGGTTAGTGAACGAAAACCAAGTTATAGCTGTAGCGCCTTTAGCTGTTAGCAATATGAAGAAAAATCGTTGCCTCGCAAAATCAATTTCCGATGCAGGATGGGGTGAATTTGTGCGGCAATTAGAATAGAAGTCGCTGTGGTACGGACGGAATCTTGTGGGTATTGACCGATGGTATCCAAGCAGCAAACGCTGCTCGAGATGTGGACATACCGTAAACAAGATGCCTTTGAATGTGCGCGACTGGACTTGTCCGGAATGCGGATCACTTCATGATCGAGACATCAACGCTGTGTGTAATGTTTTGGCCGCTGGACTGGCGGTGTCAGCCCTTGGAGAATCTGTAAGTCCTGATTGCATTTAGGTGCGTCCGGGTTGGATTCGTTGAATTGGGAATCTCCTTCGTTTACAGAGGGGAGCAGTCAAGATTAGAATATTAATGAAGATTACTGAAATGAATCAGGAGAAGTTATGAAAATGGAATGGATGGATAAGTTTAAAATGGTCATCATGTTTATTTCTACCTTGCTGCTGGCCGTGATTGCGATGCCAACACAGGCGGCATGCAAGGGTTGCCTGTGTCCAGGTGATCCATGCAGATTGTGTCCATTACCCGCCATGGAGGGCGCAGTTTCTGAATCAGATGAGCCTGAAACTTGTGCTCGTGTCAAGGAAATCGTGCCACCGATCTCATCGCCGCCTGGCACAGATGAATATTTTTTAAGCCTGGACAGGGCGACCATGGCATGCGTCAAGAATGGCGGGGATGTCATTAGAAATTCACGTAGAAGTGATGAGTTCCCATCTCGATTTTATTGCAAGCCTTCGATCGCGCCTACCAAAATAAACTAATGCGGATTAGCTTATATTGGATTACCCGCTTATTTATTAGAATCTCGGGAATCGATGGGTATATGTGCGTCAATATCTGCTGCGATACTTTGGTAAAGCGGGCGTAAGGGTGGATACATTTTATTGATAGTACCGTTTACACTGAACATAGAAGGAACACGTTTTCCATGATGCTCGATAGGGCCGCCTATGGACTGAAGATCAAAGCCCAATTTGGAGAAGTGATTGGCTAGTCGCTCTTCTGTCAATGTGAATGCATTTTCAATCCCATAAGAACTGGCCAGTTTGGTTGAGCCAAGATACAAGCTGACTGGTATATAAGGAAAACGAGGTTGTTTTGCTGTACCAAAATCTTCACTTGAAATGCTAATCGCGTTTGCTGTGTCGCTTTTCCGCCTACGGTATTTGGCAATGACGGCAAGACGGGATACTTCGGCAATTTTATGGCGTGGTAATTTTGCTGGGTCGACGATGGTTCTATCGAGCGTATCGGCACAGGTTTTTTCGAATGGTAACAAGCAATGCGGGTTGACCGAATGAACACGAATAATGCGAGCGCAGCCAATGAATTCGTTGCTCTGAATATTACGAATTAAGAGATGTGATGAGTCAATATCATATTCATCCGTTTCCCGTTTATTCGATTGTGCCGACTCAAATCCCAATTCCTCACAATAGACTTGGTGTCGGATACGATAGACTTCGTCTTTTAAAGCTTCGGAAAAGGCGGGTACAATTTGGAAATATCGATTAAACGTATTCTTATGATTGCCTTTTTCTGATTGTGTCATTGTACTCGCCTCTTGCAGTAATTTTTATCAAATAGCGCGTAAAACTTCGTCCTTCAGGGCGGAGATATAAGCGCACAGGCGAAGCCTGTTTAATCAAATAGCGCGTAAAACTTCGTCCTTCAGGGCGGAGATATAAGCGCACAGGCGAAGCCTGTTTAATGCGGTCTTTGCTGTTGTTCAATATATTGCTTAATAATCGAGAGTGTAATCGAGAGTGGTGCTCCACCACAACTACCCGCAAAATAGCTTGGACTCCAAAGCATATTACCCCAAAGCTTATTTTTAATTTCGGGATAATTCTTTTTGCGAATAAGTCGGCTTGAAACGCCTTTCAAACTATTTACCAAGTTAGAAATAGCAATTTTTGGTGGATAGTTAACTAAAAGGTGAATATGATCATGCTTACCGTTAAATTCCACCAATTCTGCTTCAAAATCCAAACACACGTTTTTAAATATTTCTTCCAAATCAATTAATACCCTTCCGGAGAAAACATCTCTACGGTATTTTGTTACAAAGACCAAATGAACATGAAGATTAAAAATGCAATGCCTTCCTGTTCTTACATCGTTATTAGCTTGCATAGACTAATTCCTTTTTGTATAATTATAACCATGAAGCAGATTATACGCAAAGCCTTTAAATTTCGACTCAGTCCAAATTCTGACCAAATACAGAAGATGGTTGAGTTTGCGGGTGCTAATCGGTTTGTTTGGAATAAAGCCTTAGCAATGAATCTGTTCAGATTAGAGCAGAAACAGCCATTGCTTTGGTACAACGAGTTGTCATTTTGGCTAAAGCTATGGAAATCCTCAGAAGATTATGGATTTCTAAAAACCGTTCATTCTCAACCGTTGCAACAAGCCTTAAAAAACTTAGAAAAAGCGTTCAAAGACGGTTTTGATAAAAAACAGCCTTTAAAACGGATTCCAAAATTCAAGAAAAAAGGTTTGAGTGACAGCTTTCGTTATCCACAAGGATTTAAGCTGGAGCAAGAGTCTAGCAAAGTGTTCTTGCCTAAAATCGGTTGGGTGAAATATCGTAATTCACGCCAAGTCATTGGTGACGTTAAAAATATGACGATTTCCCGTAAAGGCGGTTATTGGTACGTGTCGATTCAGACTGAGTACGAGACCGAGCTAAAGCGTCATAGCTCAACCAGTATGATTGGTGTTGATATGGGCGTTACCCGCTTTGCAACCTTGTCAGACGGCTCATACGTAGAACCTTTAAACAGTTTCAGAAAGTTATCAAAGAAACTGGCTTTTGAACAGCGTAAGCTGTCTAAAAAAGTCCGTTTCTCTGCTAACTGGAAAAAGCAGAAACAAATCATTACCCGACTGCATGAGCGTATTGCCAATGCTCGTTTAGACTTCTTACACAAAACCTCAACCGAAATCAGCAAAAATCACGCAATGGTCGTAGTTGAGAATTTAAAGATAGGAAACATGTCTAAGAGTGCCAAGGGCAGTGTTGAAAAGCATGGTAAAAACGTCAAAGCGAAATCGGGTCTAAACAAATCCATTCTTGACCAAGGATGGGGAATGTTCGTTTCGTTCTTGGAGTATAAACAGGCTTGTTCAGGCGGGGATGTATTGAAGGTAAACCCTCAATACACCTCTCAAACCTGCCCTGGATGTCAACATGTTAGTCGTGACAATCGCAAAAGCCAAAGTGCTTTTGAATGTACAGAATGTGGATTTAAAGCCAATGCCGACTTGGTAGGTGCCTTGAATGTACTTGAGCGAGGACATCGCTTGTTAGCCTGTGGAGTTGAAACGTTAGTTTCGTCTAAGAAGCAGGAACCAGTGGCAGTAGCAATACAAACCTACTCTTAACGGCTTAATAAGTCGCTAGGAATCCCCTTCGTTTAGGAAGGGGGGATGTCAAATTTTAAGTTACGCTGATAACTGTTTCCGTCAGGGTGAATTTTTAGATATTGTTTTTATATCTTGTTTTTGTTTAATTCTTCAGAATATAACTTGAGATATTACTATAGTTTTTTTAGGTAATGTTTGGTGAAAACCTTGTCAGGTAAATTACGCAATGTCATTGATGAGTATTCCAGTACAGATACCTCATCTTTACGTAGTGCATCTTCCATGACAAGACGTGTCGGACGAAGCTTCCCAAGTACTTGCTGGAAATCCTCATAACGACTTGTTTTGAGTAGGCGATCAGAGAGCGAGTAGAATTCAGCGCGATATGGCCAGAAATTTGATCGTTGTATCCAGTATAGAACTTTATGATAGGTTACACTCCGATCAACGCCGATGAGTTCTAATACATAATACTCTTTGTCATCAATCGTATCTATGCGGAGGAGTGTCGGATTGTAATCACCGGTAAAATTGGCACGCGCAAGATCCCCATTGGCAACCTGGCCAGTCAATCGTTGTGAAAGAGATAGGCGTATTGGTTGTGAAACACTGGGCATGAATATCCATAGATCTCGGCCTTTCATCAGGATAATCTGACCTCGCTCGGAAGCGGGCGCAGTAGCCATTACCACGCTGTTTTCATTGCCCTTGGATAGAATCTGGTATTCTCTGATGTCTGTTTGTTGGTCAGGTGATGTGGTACTGATGTGTACATCTACCTGGAAGCTCTCATCTGGAAAGCGAATTTCGTCAGCCTTTTTTAATATACTCAGAGCAGATTCTATATCATTTGGTAAGTGGTGATTTTCGACTGCTTCAGCTAATAATGGGTAAGGTATTTGTAGCGCGATAAATAAGAAAATTCTGGCTGACCAGAATTGTGAAAGTTTTTGTTTCATGCTTGCTCCTCATATAGAATATCGTCTTTTTACGGGTTTGTAGATTTTAGGACGAATCTAATGAATATTGTTCGAATCGAAAATGTTTGTAAAGAATACTCCTTGGGCGAGCAACAAGTCCAGGCACTTCAAAATATTTCTTTGAATATTGAAAATGGGGCTTTTCTGGCTATTGCCGGGCCATCAGGCAGTGGTAAATCCACATTGCTTAATTTGATTGGTTGCATTGATACGCCATCGGCTGGAAAAATATATATTAATGGTCAGGATATCAGTGGTAAAACGCCTGACGAGCTATCTGATCTTAGAGCAAGAACGATTAGCTTTATTTTTCAAACATTTAATTTATTCCCTGTTTTGTCAGCAGAAGAAAATGTTGAATATCCGCTATTACAGTTTAAGGAATTGAGTACAAAAGACCGGAGTGAGCGCGTTGTAAAATTTCTCGACATAGTGGGTCTGTCGAGATTTTCTGATCATCGACCTAATCAATTGAGTGGCGGACAGCGGCAACGTGTTGCGATTGCCCGCGCGCTGGCAACACAGCCGAAAATCATTCTTGCTGATGAACCGACTGCGAACTTGGATCATAAGACGGGTGATAGTATTTTGCAATTGATGAAAGAGATTAATTGTCATTTCAAAACAACGTTTATTTTTTCTACTCACGATCAACGTGTTATGGCAATGGCGGATCGATTGGTGCGCATCGAGGATGGTCAAATTACGTTACCCAATATTGAATTGGATGAAGAAGCGGCGATAGCCAGAGAGTACTGCCGTACGAACCAGGAGACTGCAGAGCATATATTCAAACACAGCGGATGAGCCGCCCGCGTAAATTTGAACATATCTTATGGGTTGTTGTATTGGCTGCTTTTCCATTGTTCAGCCTGGCCCAATCCGATATACGGAATGATGTAATATTAGCAGTATCCACACGTGAAGCTTTATTCGGTAGTAATGAAATCGATACAGAGCAATCACCATCTATACCTGTTTGGAAAAAATGGATAACGGGCTGGCAAGGATTTTCTCAATTAGAGGTGGCATATGCTTATAACGATCCCGCGCATTTTTCTAAAGCGAGGCTACGTAATGAGTTGTCACGGAGTGGACAACTGAATGAATACATAAAATGGAAAATTAGCGGTCGTTTTGATTATGACGCTATTTATGATTTATCTAATTTCTATCCGGGTTCGGTTCGCCGAGACCAACGTCAAGAATTTTTTATACGTGAAAATTATGTGGATATTTCCGCAGGGAGTTTTGATTTTCGTCTGGGCCGTCAGCACGTAGTATGGGGCGAGATGGTTGGATTATTTTTCGCTGATGTGGCATCTGCCAAGGATATGCGTGAATTTGTCCTACCCGATTTTGATATATTACGTATTCCACAGTGGGCGGTACGCGCCGAATATACTCATGCAGAAAGTGATTTTCATGCAGAATTACTGTGGATACCGATCGCCAGTTTTGATAAAACAGGAAAACCAGATGGAGAGTTTTTCCCTTTTTCATTTCCTGTTGCAGCGACTTTCTTGA
This genomic window from Nitrosomonas cryotolerans ATCC 49181 contains:
- a CDS encoding GNAT family N-acetyltransferase, with the translated sequence MQSRKFQHVVINAQIDAIRFYKKFEFRIAGKRFIEAGIPHVQMILKLQELQN
- a CDS encoding ABC-F family ATPase encodes the protein MISTANITMQFGAKPLFENVSVKFGDGNRYGLIGANGCGKSTFMKILGQDLEPTSGNINVDSGERVGKLRQDQFAFENHMVIDTVMMGHEELWRVKEERDAIYANADATEADYMHAAELESQFAELDGYSAEARAGELLLGVGIPLSQHHGLMNAIAPGFKLRVLLAQALFSNPDILLLDEPTNNLDINTIRWLEGVINTSKSTMIIISHDRHFLNSVCTHMADLDYGEIRIYPGNYDEYMTASTQVRERMLANNAKKKSQIAELQSFVSRFSANASKARQATSRARQIEKIKLEDVKPSSRQYPYIRFEVDERDKLHRLAVSVRNISKSFPEMKQPLLNDFSINIEAGERIAIIGPNGIGKTTLLRCLAGDLSLDAGEIKWAEKAGPGYFAQDHAADFEIKMSLTDWMTQWRQENDDDQAIRSVLGRLLFSGDEVKKSVKVISGGEQGRMLFGKLILQKPNVLLMDEPTNHLDMESIESLNSALEKYTGTLIFISHDREFVSSLATRILELKPDGINDFRGNYEDYLHDQGIE
- a CDS encoding RNA-guided endonuclease TnpB family protein, translated to MEMKRAYKFRFYPTFEQETILAQTFGCARFVYNRMLRVRSDAWYAEKKRIGYHVTFSLLTGLKKEPEFEWLNKVFSVPVQQSLRHLQAAFGNFFAKRTKYPSFKRKHDEQSAEYTSSAFKWDGRSLRLAKIKDRLNIRWSRTLSKAAKLTTATVSKDSAGRYYVSMLCDDAVALKPKVSGKVGIDLGLTHFAILSRGEKIGSRNTLRKNETKLAKLQRKLSKKRKGSVNRQKARLKVARLYASIADARKDFLDKLSTRLVNENQVIAVAPLAVSNMKKNRCLAKSISDAGWGEFVRQLE
- a CDS encoding zinc ribbon domain-containing protein, with product MWYGRNLVGIDRWYPSSKRCSRCGHTVNKMPLNVRDWTCPECGSLHDRDINAVCNVLAAGLAVSALGESVSPDCI
- a CDS encoding PEP-CTERM/exosortase system-associated acyltransferase — protein: MTQSEKGNHKNTFNRYFQIVPAFSEALKDEVYRIRHQVYCEELGFESAQSNKRETDEYDIDSSHLLIRNIQSNEFIGCARIIRVHSVNPHCLLPFEKTCADTLDRTIVDPAKLPRHKIAEVSRLAVIAKYRRRKSDTANAISISSEDFGTAKQPRFPYIPVSLYLGSTKLASSYGIENAFTLTEERLANHFSKLGFDLQSIGGPIEHHGKRVPSMFSVNGTINKMYPPLRPLYQSIAADIDAHIPIDSRDSNK
- the tnpA gene encoding IS200/IS605 family transposase, with the translated sequence MQANNDVRTGRHCIFNLHVHLVFVTKYRRDVFSGRVLIDLEEIFKNVCLDFEAELVEFNGKHDHIHLLVNYPPKIAISNLVNSLKGVSSRLIRKKNYPEIKNKLWGNMLWSPSYFAGSCGGAPLSITLSIIKQYIEQQQRPH
- a CDS encoding RNA-guided endonuclease InsQ/TnpB family protein, producing the protein MKQIIRKAFKFRLSPNSDQIQKMVEFAGANRFVWNKALAMNLFRLEQKQPLLWYNELSFWLKLWKSSEDYGFLKTVHSQPLQQALKNLEKAFKDGFDKKQPLKRIPKFKKKGLSDSFRYPQGFKLEQESSKVFLPKIGWVKYRNSRQVIGDVKNMTISRKGGYWYVSIQTEYETELKRHSSTSMIGVDMGVTRFATLSDGSYVEPLNSFRKLSKKLAFEQRKLSKKVRFSANWKKQKQIITRLHERIANARLDFLHKTSTEISKNHAMVVVENLKIGNMSKSAKGSVEKHGKNVKAKSGLNKSILDQGWGMFVSFLEYKQACSGGDVLKVNPQYTSQTCPGCQHVSRDNRKSQSAFECTECGFKANADLVGALNVLERGHRLLACGVETLVSSKKQEPVAVAIQTYS
- a CDS encoding outer membrane lipoprotein-sorting protein, which translates into the protein MKQKLSQFWSARIFLFIALQIPYPLLAEAVENHHLPNDIESALSILKKADEIRFPDESFQVDVHISTTSPDQQTDIREYQILSKGNENSVVMATAPASERGQIILMKGRDLWIFMPSVSQPIRLSLSQRLTGQVANGDLARANFTGDYNPTLLRIDTIDDKEYYVLELIGVDRSVTYHKVLYWIQRSNFWPYRAEFYSLSDRLLKTSRYEDFQQVLGKLRPTRLVMEDALRKDEVSVLEYSSMTLRNLPDKVFTKHYLKKL
- a CDS encoding ABC transporter ATP-binding protein; this encodes MNIVRIENVCKEYSLGEQQVQALQNISLNIENGAFLAIAGPSGSGKSTLLNLIGCIDTPSAGKIYINGQDISGKTPDELSDLRARTISFIFQTFNLFPVLSAEENVEYPLLQFKELSTKDRSERVVKFLDIVGLSRFSDHRPNQLSGGQRQRVAIARALATQPKIILADEPTANLDHKTGDSILQLMKEINCHFKTTFIFSTHDQRVMAMADRLVRIEDGQITLPNIELDEEAAIAREYCRTNQETAEHIFKHSG
- a CDS encoding DUF1302 family protein, with product MSRPRKFEHILWVVVLAAFPLFSLAQSDIRNDVILAVSTREALFGSNEIDTEQSPSIPVWKKWITGWQGFSQLEVAYAYNDPAHFSKARLRNELSRSGQLNEYIKWKISGRFDYDAIYDLSNFYPGSVRRDQRQEFFIRENYVDISAGSFDFRLGRQHVVWGEMVGLFFADVASAKDMREFVLPDFDILRIPQWAVRAEYTHAESDFHAELLWIPIASFDKTGKPDGEFFPFSFPVAATFLNEDKSGRNIAHSNYGLRLSQLIDGWDISAFYYHSLDAAPTFFRVSGPTEPLVFQARHEPIDQAGLTFTKDLGTAVLKGELIYTDGRRLNVTRPAQMNGLVRQDTLDYVLGLDFNLPVETRMNLQFFQRIHLAHDPDVIPDEQESGASILLNSQLRQNLETQVLLIHSLNRSDWMLRPRLSWNFVKNWRMVLGADIFGGRSTGFFGRFDDSDRVYTEVRYTF